Proteins from one Deltaproteobacteria bacterium genomic window:
- a CDS encoding sigma-70 family RNA polymerase sigma factor, which translates to MWIFFSALLTGRPPGHEDDPGEAEIQRLVQAAASGDEVAANRLYSLFVARVFRTVRPLCVGEAEAEDVTQETFVRLLSALPRYRPREGVRFVSYLLTIALNLARNRARRRRTLPTDPAELGELREGEGGARPDEGAERRQAVERLLAAMEQLSERDRQVVSLRYGAGLEAAEVAGLLGLQTANVRKICERARARLLEQLGLGAPGEPVEEGAPA; encoded by the coding sequence ATGTGGATCTTCTTCTCGGCGCTGCTGACCGGCCGCCCCCCGGGTCACGAGGACGACCCGGGGGAGGCCGAGATCCAGCGCCTGGTGCAGGCCGCGGCCTCGGGGGACGAGGTCGCGGCCAACCGTCTCTACTCGCTCTTCGTCGCCCGGGTCTTCCGCACCGTGCGGCCCCTCTGCGTCGGCGAGGCCGAGGCCGAGGACGTCACCCAGGAGACCTTCGTGCGGCTGCTCTCGGCCCTGCCGCGCTACCGGCCCCGCGAGGGCGTCCGCTTCGTCTCCTACCTGCTCACCATCGCCCTGAACCTCGCGCGCAACCGCGCCCGCCGGCGGCGGACGCTTCCCACCGATCCGGCCGAGCTAGGGGAGCTGCGCGAGGGCGAGGGCGGCGCGCGGCCCGACGAGGGCGCCGAGCGCCGCCAGGCCGTCGAGCGGCTGCTCGCCGCGATGGAGCAGCTCTCCGAGCGCGACCGCCAGGTCGTCTCCCTGCGCTACGGCGCCGGCCTCGAGGCGGCCGAGGTGGCCGGGCTGCTCGGCCTGCAGACCGCCAACGTCCGGAAGATCTGCGAGCGCGCCCGCGCCCGCCTGCTCGAGCAGCTCGGGCTGGGCGCGCCCGGCGAGCCGGTCGAGGAAGGAGCCCCGGCATGA
- a CDS encoding M23 family metallopeptidase, whose product MIHPKDRGLLDFLTTTVAVVAVYTGTPLGGLIDRGVTALFGFEAEHASLLSYFEVAPEAALDRVAGQALADKALAELQPQDESLARVGRSDLRPPLARAFAVVASGGTVAQDPGGTLWYDLRSLPHHADDRIALRLRPERTPAEAGDEALKLRLADALDLLAAYRKRLGGIDAALTAYALGLPVAQRAVNRAKLTGSATPDRLESFASYLTRKDVERATHFVYATRSLDTAYQMRWPLDGKYAVTSAFGMRDHPTLGRRKHHDGVDLGAPTGTPIRAAAGGHVKYAQVDGINGLYVKLDHGYGLSTAYCHASTLLVREGQWVSPGQVIAKVGSTGRSTGPHLHYGVFVGTRPADPALFRPANLSLDYQPVEEGESPWQGAGVLPAP is encoded by the coding sequence GTGATTCATCCCAAGGACAGAGGACTGCTCGACTTCCTCACCACCACCGTGGCGGTGGTGGCGGTCTATACCGGCACGCCCCTGGGCGGGCTGATCGACCGCGGGGTGACCGCTCTCTTCGGCTTCGAGGCCGAGCACGCCTCGCTGCTCTCCTACTTCGAGGTGGCGCCCGAGGCGGCCCTGGATCGGGTGGCCGGGCAGGCCCTGGCCGACAAGGCGCTGGCCGAGCTGCAACCCCAGGACGAGTCCCTGGCGAGGGTCGGCCGCAGCGATCTGCGCCCGCCGCTGGCCCGGGCCTTCGCGGTGGTTGCCTCCGGGGGCACCGTCGCCCAGGATCCCGGCGGCACCCTCTGGTACGACCTGCGCTCCCTGCCCCACCACGCCGACGATCGGATCGCGCTGAGGCTGCGACCGGAGCGGACGCCGGCCGAGGCCGGAGACGAGGCCCTCAAGCTGCGCCTGGCCGACGCCCTCGATCTGCTGGCGGCGTACCGGAAGCGCCTCGGCGGGATCGACGCGGCGCTCACCGCCTACGCCCTGGGCCTGCCCGTCGCCCAGCGGGCGGTGAACCGGGCGAAGCTCACCGGCTCGGCCACCCCCGACCGCCTCGAGTCCTTCGCCTCCTACCTGACCCGCAAGGACGTCGAGCGGGCCACCCACTTCGTCTACGCCACCCGCTCCCTCGACACCGCCTACCAGATGCGCTGGCCCCTGGACGGCAAGTACGCCGTCACCTCCGCCTTCGGGATGCGCGATCACCCGACCCTCGGCCGCCGGAAGCACCACGACGGCGTCGATCTCGGCGCGCCCACCGGGACGCCCATCCGGGCCGCCGCCGGCGGCCACGTGAAGTACGCCCAGGTCGACGGCATCAATGGCCTCTACGTGAAGCTCGATCACGGCTACGGCCTCTCCACCGCCTACTGCCACGCCAGCACGCTGCTGGTCCGCGAGGGTCAGTGGGTGAGCCCGGGCCAGGTGATCGCGAAGGTCGGCTCCACCGGCCGCTCGACCGGGCCGCACCTCCACTACGGGGTCTTCGTCGGGACCCGCCCCGCCGATCCCGCCCTCTTCCGCCCCGCCAACCTCTCCCTGGACTACCAGCCGGTGGAGGAGGGCGAGTCCCCCTGGCAGGGCGCCGGCGTGCTGCCGGCGCCCTGA